From Pseudomonas fluorescens, one genomic window encodes:
- a CDS encoding DUF7693 family protein: protein MNTTSPLPAREVCQVLTDVVLGKRIMMRSSTQSWSEIYHGLMSVEIDGWRLTLFNDCDTLDYCEYCRSPDGRVGTLELWQREGTDPVDLLSA from the coding sequence TTGAACACAACCTCACCTCTCCCCGCCCGCGAGGTCTGCCAGGTGCTGACGGATGTCGTGCTCGGCAAACGCATCATGATGCGAAGCTCCACACAGTCCTGGAGCGAGATTTATCACGGCCTCATGTCCGTGGAGATTGATGGCTGGAGACTCACCCTCTTCAATGACTGTGACACCCTGGACTACTGCGAGTACTGCAGGTCGCCTGATGGCCGAGTCGGTACACTTGAACTCTGGCAGCGCGAAGGAACTGATCCTGTCGACCTATTGAGTGCTTAG
- the lhpI gene encoding bifunctional Delta(1)-pyrroline-2-carboxylate/Delta(1)-piperideine-2-carboxylate reductase — MADKKYIICDKAETAALLDFAQLTDAIEQASQEYTQGQITSPERMVVPMALGGVMLSMPAVSEDLAIHKLVNVQPKNRDLNIPTIHGHVSVYDAETGSPLFILDGPEVTGRRTAAVTMLVIRTFKEALPKEILIIGTGTQATYHLQAIQALYPESKVWMRGINAADAQQFCTTNRRVHPNLHPCVDDEVPETVDVIITLTTSTVPVYNQSGQVGRLVVGVGAFKPEMAEIGKNTLFSSDIYIDDPAGAKHEAGDLIQAGIDWTQTRSLASAFTDTPDLTRPIVFKSVGTGAWDLAACRVARAKLGV; from the coding sequence ATGGCCGATAAAAAATACATCATCTGTGACAAGGCAGAAACCGCTGCGCTGCTGGATTTCGCTCAACTGACAGATGCAATTGAACAAGCGTCGCAGGAGTATACCCAGGGCCAGATTACCAGTCCGGAGCGTATGGTTGTGCCTATGGCTTTAGGGGGAGTCATGCTGAGCATGCCCGCAGTCTCTGAAGATCTGGCGATTCATAAATTGGTTAACGTACAACCGAAGAATCGGGATCTCAATATTCCAACGATTCACGGTCATGTTTCGGTTTATGACGCAGAAACGGGGAGCCCGTTGTTCATTCTGGATGGGCCTGAAGTCACGGGCCGTCGCACGGCGGCAGTAACCATGTTGGTGATCCGTACATTCAAGGAAGCTCTGCCAAAAGAAATTCTCATCATCGGCACCGGGACGCAGGCGACCTATCACTTGCAGGCGATTCAGGCGCTGTACCCAGAAAGTAAAGTTTGGATGCGTGGAATCAACGCAGCTGACGCTCAGCAATTCTGCACAACCAACCGTAGGGTACACCCTAATCTACATCCGTGTGTTGATGACGAGGTGCCAGAGACAGTCGATGTGATCATCACGTTGACCACTAGCACTGTGCCTGTCTACAACCAATCTGGACAAGTAGGAAGGCTTGTAGTGGGCGTTGGAGCGTTCAAACCAGAAATGGCTGAAATCGGAAAAAATACGTTGTTCAGCAGTGATATTTATATCGATGATCCAGCAGGGGCGAAGCATGAGGCTGGCGACCTGATTCAAGCTGGTATTGATTGGACTCAAACTCGATCCTTGGCTTCGGCCTTCACAGATACACCCGATCTGACTCGTCCGATTGTCTTCAAAAGCGTGGGTACGGGTGCATGGGATTTAGCTGCCTGCCGCGTAGCACGAGCTAAATTGGGCGTCTAG
- the moaA gene encoding GTP 3',8-cyclase MoaA, whose product MSGRTLVDAFSRRIDYLRMSVTDRCDFRCVYCMTEEMEFLPRSQILRLEEIYRVAESFVALGTRKIRLTGGEPLIRPGVVGLCERIAALPGLKELCMTTNGSQLKRLAQPLIDSGLSRLNISLDSLANERFSKLTRTGNLYQVIEGIDAAIAAGFQNTKINCVVMKGHNDGEINDLIRFAIDRHLDISFIEEMPLGLITEHSRTTTYFSSEQVRQCIAQQYTMVESAETTEGPSRYWRLAEAPNIRVGFISPQSHNFCDSCNRVRLTVEGRLILCLGHEQAVDLMSILRSDQNDRDLLENAIIESMKVKPYRHSFQVSDDVQIVRLMNMTGG is encoded by the coding sequence ATGTCAGGTCGCACATTAGTGGACGCGTTCTCTCGGCGGATCGATTACTTAAGGATGTCGGTAACAGATCGCTGCGATTTTCGTTGCGTTTACTGTATGACTGAAGAGATGGAATTTCTGCCACGAAGCCAGATTTTGAGACTGGAGGAAATTTATCGTGTCGCCGAAAGTTTTGTCGCTTTAGGAACCCGCAAAATCAGGTTGACCGGGGGGGAGCCTCTGATACGTCCGGGTGTTGTGGGCCTGTGTGAACGTATAGCCGCTCTACCAGGCTTGAAGGAACTGTGCATGACCACTAACGGTTCACAGTTAAAAAGGCTTGCGCAGCCACTGATCGATAGTGGGCTTAGCCGTCTGAACATCAGCTTGGACAGTCTTGCGAATGAGCGTTTCAGTAAGCTGACACGCACGGGTAATTTGTATCAGGTTATCGAAGGCATCGACGCCGCAATCGCGGCAGGCTTCCAGAATACAAAGATCAATTGTGTAGTCATGAAGGGACACAATGACGGTGAAATAAATGATTTGATCCGTTTTGCGATTGACCGACACCTGGACATTTCTTTTATTGAGGAAATGCCTCTGGGGCTAATTACCGAGCACAGCCGAACGACTACCTATTTTTCCAGTGAACAAGTACGTCAATGTATTGCGCAGCAATATACAATGGTTGAGTCTGCTGAGACAACAGAGGGCCCCTCGCGGTATTGGAGGCTCGCTGAAGCACCGAATATTCGCGTAGGCTTTATTTCTCCTCAGAGTCATAATTTTTGTGACAGCTGTAATCGAGTGAGATTAACAGTTGAGGGGCGGCTCATACTATGTTTGGGGCACGAGCAAGCAGTCGATTTAATGTCCATTCTACGGAGTGACCAAAATGATCGAGACCTGTTAGAAAACGCGATCATTGAGTCCATGAAGGTAAAGCCGTATCGCCACAGCTTTCAAGTAAGTGATGATGTTCAGATTGTTCGCCTGATGAATATGACAGGTGGATAG
- the panB gene encoding 3-methyl-2-oxobutanoate hydroxymethyltransferase, with protein sequence MTLTTLSTLMSLKQKKEKITMLACYDATFSHACSVSGVEVLLIGDSLGMVLQGHDSTLPVTTEEIAYHVAGVKRGNHGSLIVADLPFMANATHEQTLTSSALLMRAGAHMIKIEGAQLQLDSIRELSHRGVPVCAHMGLAPQMVNVLGGYKVQGRDEAHARQLRADAVALEQAGAAMLVLECVPKELAAEITQSVSIPVIGIGAGPDTDGQVLVLHDILGLSMTGHTPKFVKNFMKSHDSIYSALQTYVAQVKSGEFPGAEHTFKA encoded by the coding sequence ATGACTCTTACCACCTTGTCTACATTGATGTCACTCAAGCAAAAAAAAGAAAAAATCACTATGCTCGCGTGCTATGACGCGACTTTTTCCCATGCCTGCAGTGTATCTGGTGTAGAGGTGTTGCTCATCGGCGACTCCCTGGGCATGGTGCTGCAAGGGCATGACAGCACACTTCCGGTAACGACTGAGGAAATTGCTTACCACGTGGCTGGTGTTAAACGAGGTAACCACGGATCTCTAATTGTCGCGGACTTACCCTTTATGGCCAACGCCACCCATGAACAAACCTTAACCAGTAGCGCGCTGTTAATGCGAGCTGGTGCGCACATGATAAAAATTGAAGGCGCGCAACTCCAATTGGATTCGATCCGTGAGCTCTCACATCGAGGTGTTCCGGTGTGTGCACACATGGGACTAGCGCCTCAAATGGTCAATGTATTGGGAGGCTATAAAGTACAAGGCCGCGACGAGGCTCACGCGCGGCAATTGCGGGCTGATGCGGTGGCCCTGGAACAAGCCGGTGCCGCGATGTTGGTGCTGGAATGCGTCCCTAAAGAGCTCGCAGCCGAAATCACACAATCCGTCAGCATCCCGGTTATTGGAATTGGCGCTGGGCCAGATACGGATGGACAAGTACTTGTACTCCACGACATATTGGGACTATCAATGACTGGGCACACGCCAAAATTCGTTAAGAACTTTATGAAAAGTCACGACAGCATTTACTCCGCATTACAAACCTATGTGGCCCAAGTCAAATCTGGTGAGTTTCCTGGTGCAGAACACACGTTCAAAGCGTAA
- a CDS encoding AraC family transcriptional regulator — protein sequence MRKKNISLLDLEGFSAPIYFRQAEFEAEGETDCHQHAWGSLDYAASGVMHYKIDGQNLISPPQYAVWIPPNTEHSFHNAQAILYRSVYLAHEYCKRLPSHPQILIISDIVKSILSDFAKRNLCTPEREEDIRLAQVLIDQLCQAKVHQCYLPTTSHPGLLKILDLMREDPGNNFLLSEWAERLHVSERTLARHFVRELGMSFGEWRLRLRFLAAVDALETGRTVQEIAFDMGYSTASAFIAMFRRQGGLTPEQYRRRMLK from the coding sequence ATGCGAAAAAAAAATATTAGCCTACTCGACCTCGAAGGATTTTCCGCACCTATCTATTTTCGACAGGCTGAATTCGAAGCGGAGGGAGAAACTGATTGCCACCAGCATGCTTGGGGCTCCCTTGATTATGCCGCGAGCGGCGTTATGCATTATAAAATTGATGGGCAAAATCTCATTTCACCACCTCAGTACGCGGTATGGATTCCCCCTAACACCGAGCACAGTTTTCATAATGCGCAAGCTATTCTTTATCGATCGGTTTATTTGGCGCATGAATATTGCAAGCGATTGCCTTCGCATCCGCAGATTCTTATTATCAGCGATATAGTTAAATCCATTTTGAGTGATTTTGCGAAGCGCAATTTATGTACCCCTGAACGCGAAGAAGACATTCGTTTGGCGCAGGTGCTGATTGATCAACTGTGTCAGGCCAAAGTGCATCAATGCTATTTGCCAACGACTTCGCATCCTGGGTTGCTCAAAATACTCGATTTGATGCGCGAGGATCCTGGCAACAATTTTTTGCTGAGCGAATGGGCCGAGCGATTACACGTCAGCGAGCGGACTCTTGCTCGTCACTTCGTACGGGAATTGGGTATGAGTTTTGGGGAGTGGAGGCTGCGCTTGAGGTTTCTTGCAGCGGTAGATGCCCTTGAAACTGGGCGCACTGTACAGGAGATAGCATTTGATATGGGGTACAGCACGGCATCTGCATTCATTGCAATGTTTCGACGCCAGGGAGGTCTCACGCCGGAGCAGTATCGTCGACGCATGCTTAAGTAA